GGCGACCATCGCCCGTGTCGAAAATTTACTGAAAAAGACCCACCTCAAAAACGACCCCGAGGCGCAACGGCTGGAAGACACCGCCTGCCTCGTCTTTCTCGAACATTATTTTTCCGACTTCGCGAAAAAACACGACGAACAAAAACTCATCGAGATTCTACAAAAGACGTGGAAAAAAATATCCGCACAAGCGCAGCAGACGGCGCTTACATTGACGCTTGCGGATGCCGACCGAGCATTGATTGAAAAGGCGTTGTCAGCTATTTGAACCAACAGGCAGTATAAATCGGCTCTCAAGACAAGGCCGGGCAATCTGTTGCACGCCTTGGTTAGGTCGCGTTCTCTGGGTCGGGAAGGGCTGCGCCTTGGGATAGAGCAGTCCCGGGCTCATCTACCGGTTGCAGAGAGAAATGAAGAAGTACATCAGAGCCCAAGAGATCTTTCCCCTGTGAGTGCTCACGGATTGAGGGTTCAAGCGCAGCCAACATTCCCCGGATTCGGCGAACGACATCGGATAGATCGACTCGCACCCTACTTGTCACGAGGCTTACCTGAGCAATCTCACCAGGGGCAAGTCTGGCCTCCAGATCTATGAGGGGGCTGAACGTAAGCTGCTTGGGATAAAAACTACCCGGCTGCAGCACCCAAAATGTAGGTGGTGAATCTTCTGCTGGAGAAGGACCCAGCCAAGCTATAGCGCCGAGTGCTGCAGATTGTCTATCGCTGATTGCTCTTAGTTCACGGTTGAGGTGCTGAGTGACGTCCCGTAGCAGTTTCGACTGCAGACGTTGCGCGAATGAATAGTTTAAAGACCTCATTTTGCTTTAGACCGGGGAAGACCCTTAATACTTCCCGAAACCGGTTTACTGCGTCTATCACGCCATATGCGTAGACGATGCCGTCAATAGCTCTCTCCCCGAAGGTTTTTCTTTCTGCAACATTCGCCAGCGACTTGAGAAGGCGATCGAGATTCTCGAACGAGAGCGCCGCCATTTACGCGGAAACCGCAGGGCATCAGTGAAGAGCACTTGCTGCCGCGGCAAATCGACTGGGAGACGACGAAATGGAGAGTCTGGGGAGAGCATCAATCATACCCCTCACATCTTATGTGCAGCGATCTAACGTTTCGGCTGAGGGACTGGCCCGGAGCGCAGCGGAAGCCCAGTCCCTCTCAAGTCGAGGCAAATTTCGCGCCTATTAAATTTTTCAACCATCGCATGAAGGCCGGCGGGTCTTCGAGTTGAGCGCTCGTTGGCGGTTAGAATAACCGGCTGGCCTTATTTAGCGTGGCGGTTGGCATCAAGCGCCAAACCAACAAAAACAGCAGCTACAGCTAAAATAAGAATAGCAACAATAATCTCCATGGTTATAACCCTCTGAGCGATTCAATACGTTGTTCAATTCGCTTGTGTAAAAGTGCGACACCGGCTGTGGTAACAACCACAGCTATAACGACCGTAGCGGTTAAGATCGTACTCGTTGAGGCAATATTTGAGGCAAGCCAACCCACCAAGCTAATATCTGTGACGACAAGGATGCCCAGCCACACCTTAAGATAGGCAATTTGCTCTTTTGTGAAATCAGCTTCTGACAAAGGATATCTCCAGCCTCGTCATCAGAATAATACACCTTTTCCAGCGCAAGCGGATAAGGCCATCTAAAATTATGCACCAAGTTCCACCAGGCGCTGATTCAATCGGCGCACGAAGGCCGCCGGGTCTTCAAGCTGGGCGCCTTCGGAGAGTTGGGCCTGATCAAACAGGATGTGCGCCCAATCGGCGAAGCGGTCGTTGTCGGTTTCTTTGGCGATGCGTACGACGAGCGGGTGGTCCACATTGATTTCCAGAATCGGCTTGCTGCCCGGAACCACCTGCCCGGCGGCCTTGAGCAGGCGTTCGAGGTGCGCGCCCATGTCGTGGGCCTCGCTGACCAGGCACGCGGGCGAGGTGGTGAGGCGGTGGCTCACGCGCACATCGTTCACCCGGTCGCCTAGGGCGGTCTTGATGCGTTCGATCACACCCTGGAATTCGCCTGCGATTTTTTTCTGTTGCTCGGTGTCGCTTGCGCCCTCGATTTTGCCAAGATCGAGCTCGCCCTTGGCGACGGACTGAAGCTGCTTACCTTCAAACTCGGAGAGATGAGTCACTACCCATTCATCCACCGCTTCGTACATGAGCAGCACCTCGATGCCTTTTTGGCGCAACAATTCGAGATGCGGACTGTGCTTGGCCGCATTAAAGTTTTCGGCGGTGAGGTAGTAGATGGTTTCCTGACCTTCCTTCATGCGCGCGATGTAGTCGGTGAATGACACGTCTTGCGCATCGGTATCCTTGTGGGTTGAGGCAAAGCGCAATAGCTTGGCGATGCGTTCGCGGTTGGCGTAGTCTTCGACGAGGCCTTCTTTGAGCACACGTCCGCACTCCTTCCAGAACGTAGCGAATTTTTCCGGTTCATTAGCGGCCAGGTTTTCCAGCAGATCCAACACCCGTTTCACCGCAGCGGCGCGGATGGAATCCACGACCTTGCTGCCTTGTAAAATCTCGCGCGAGATGTTGAGCGGCAGGTCATTGGAATCAATGATACCGCGCACAAAACGCAGATAGCGCGGCATGAGATGTTGGGCGTCCTCCATGATGAACACGCGCCGCACGTAGAGCTTGATGCCGTGGCGGCTGTCGCGTTCCCATAGATCGAACGGCGCGCGGGATGGGATGTAAAGCAACAGGGTATACTCCTGCTTGCCTTCCACGCGGCTGTGAATATGCGCGAGCGGATTTTCAAAATCGTGTGCGATGTGTTTGTAAAATTCGTTGTACTCGTCGGCGCTGATTTCGCTCTTGGGGCGTGTCCACAAGGCCGAGGCGCGGTTAACTGTCTCCTCGCCGGAGGCGTCTTTCCCTTCCTTGGGCATCAGGATGGGGGCGGTGATGTGGTCGGAATATTTATGAATGATATTACGCAACCTGAAGCCGTCGAGGAATTCGTCTTCGTCGGGGCGCAGATGCAAAATCACCTCCGTGCCGCGCGTGGATTTTTCGACGGTCTCGATGCTGTAGTCGCCCTCGCCCGCGGATTCCCAGCGCACGCCGTGTTCGGCGCCCAGCCCGGCGCGACGGGTGATGAGCGTTAGCCGGTCGGCGACGATAAAAGAGGAGTAAAAGCCGACGCCGAACTGGCCGATGAGATGGGCGTCCTTGGCCTGGTCGCCGGTGAGCTTTTCGAGAAAGGTCTTGGTGCCTGACTTTGCGATGGTGCCGATGTGGTCTATCACCTCGGCGCGCGTCATGCCGACGCCGTTGTCGGAGACGGTCACGGTACGCGCCGTCTTGTCATAGCTCACGTGAATCTTAAGATCGCTGTCGCCGTCGTACAGCGCCTCATCGGCGAGGGCCTCAAAGCGCAGTTTATCTATGGCGTCGGAGGCGTTGGAGATGAGTTCCCGCAGGAAGATCTCTTTGTTGCTGTAGAGCGAATGTATCATCAGGCTCAGCAATTGCCGAACCTCGGTCTGGAAGCCCAGGGTTTCTTTATGTGCAGTGACGGTCATGGTTGGCTCTTCGGGGTTAGTTGTACGGGGTTATGTATTGGGGCAACCGCTACATGAAATCAAGCCACGTTTTTCTGCTCGATATTGAAGTAAGATAGTAACATTGAAAATAAGGAGAAACGCCATGCCCGCAAGTTTACCACTCATCCTCGAACCCGCAGAATTACACCCGCATCTCGGGGATCAAGGCGTGTTGATTGTTGACCTGAGCAAGCCGGAAAGCTTTGCTCGCCAACACATTTCCGGCGCCGTGAACCTGGACTATGCGCAACTGGTCACCGCCCGTCCGCCTGTAATGGGGCTGTTGCCGGATGACGCGCAGTTGAGCAAGGTCTTGTCGGGTCTGGGGCTAACGCCGGACAAGCACGTCGTCGCCTATGACGATGAGGGGGGGGCGAAGGCCTGCCGGTTGTTGTGGACTCTGGAAGTTATCGGCCACAGGCACACTTCGCTGCTCGATGGCGGCTTGCGGAGCTGGCTGGCTGCGGGGTATCCGGTGACGGGCGGCGCCGCTTCGAGTACGCCCGGCAGCTATCACGCAGTGCTGGGTGAAGACGCCAGGGCGGACAAGGCCTATATTTTGGAGCATCTGCAAGACCCTGGTGTGGTCTTGCTCGACACACGCACGCCGGGTGAGTACCGCGGCACAGACAAACGCGCCGAGCGCGGTGGGCACATTCCCGGCGCCGTCAATCTGGACTGGACACAAGCCCTTGGGAGCGATCTCCGTCTCAAGCCCGTGCAGGAACTGCGCGCGCTGTATGAGAAGCTGGGTGTGACGCCGGACAAGGAGGTGATCGTCTATTGTCAAACCCATCACCGCTCCTCGCACACGTTTGTGGTACTGAAGGCGCTGGGTTATCCGCGCGTCAAGGGCTATCCCGGCGCGTGGTCGGAGTGGGGCAATAGTCCGGATACACCGGTGGAAACAGCTTAGAGCATATCCAAAAACAGTTCCCATGCGGCCCCTTGCGATGAAAAGGCTTCACCACGGAGGGCGCAGAGGAGAAATAAAGCCTTCTTGAGGGTATTCCTCTGCGTCCTCTGCGGTAAATTATTTATGGATAAGTTCTTAGTCCAGATTCCACGAGCCGAGGATACGGTACACCACTTAGAGCATATCCAAAAACAGTTCCCATGCGGCCCCTTGCGATGAAAAGGCTTCACCACGGAGGGCGCAGAGGAGAAATAAAGCCTTCTTGAGGGTATTCCTCTGCGTCCTCTGCGGTAAGTTCTTAGTCCAGATTCCACGAGCCGAGGATACGGTACACCACACCATGGGTTTCGTTGCTGGATTCGACCAAACAAAAACTCTCGGCCTTCCATACGAGCGGCTGTACGAGGAGTTCCCCTTTCGGCCGGTCCGCCTTGCGCAGCAAGGTGATGTGCGGTTGGTAGCCGCGACTTTCGGGGGTCAGTCCGCACATTGTCTCTGCAACGTTCAGGCCGTCAACCAATGCCAGCAGTGCGTCGGGAATGTGGCTGGCCCCCAACCACACGATACGAGGCTTTGGCCAGTAGCCGGGCTGATCCAGCGTTAGCGCGAAGCGTGGAACATGCAGTTCGGCGGCTGCAGCGCTTAGGCAGTTGCGCGTATCCTCAGTGATATTGCCGAGGAATACCAAGGTAAGGTGCAAATTGTGATCGGCAACCGGACGGCCGTATGCAGGCACATCGCGCGCAAGCCGGGCCAACTGTTCGCGCAGCTCTTGTTGCGGCCACAGCGCAAAGAACAGACGTTGCGTCGGCGCCGGGGGGGCAACCTCCACAGGCATTCAGGCCTCCGGGTACGCCGAGGCGGTAAAATCCAGCATGCCTTGCAGGCTGGCGTATACGGCTCTGCGGCGTATCGCTTCACGGTTGCCGGAAAAATGCTCAACGCGGCTTCGCGCGGACTCTCCCTTGGCCGCCCAGGCGAGACACACGATGCCGACCGGTTTGAGAGGTGTTCCTCCTCCCGGCCCTGCAACGCCGCTGACCGCCAGACTCACTTCGGCGCGGCTGTGTTTGAGCGCCCCGCCGGCCATCTCGCGCACCACTTCTTCACTCACCGCGCCGAATTTCTCCAGCGTGCCCTGCGAAACCCCCAGCATCTCGTGTTTGGCAGTGTTGGTGTAGGTGACAAAACCGCGCTCGAACCATTCCGAAGAACCGGCTACACCGGTGATTACTTGAGCGACCCAGCCACCGGTGCATGACTCGGCGGTGGTCAACATCAAACCGCGCATTTTCAATGCTGCGCCTACTTCAGCGGCCGCGGCACTAAGCGCAGCATCGTCGGGAGGCTCCCTAGGGATTGAGACAGACATGCTTGAGCCTTGCAGGAATCACAAAGGATCTAGAGCGCCGGCAGACCCGGCGCGCCGGAGTAAAACTGAGATGGTTGGCAGAGGAACTCTGCCAACCACCAGACAACAGGGAGGATCTTACGGTGTGGCTGGAGCGGGCGCCGCCGGCTCCGCAGGGGCTGTCGGCTCCGCAGGCGCCGGGGCTCCGCCGCCCATAGCGTCTTTGGGCTGCTCCATCATTTCTCCGGCTTTGTCCATGGTTTCCTTGGACTTGTCCATATCCGCCTTTTCACACCCGGCCAGACCTGCGGCAAACACGGCAGCGCTTAAAAACATGAGGATTTTCTTTACCATGGCTATACTCCTCTGAAGAGTTCGAGAAAGGTTCACAGCATTAGAAAACTAACATGTCTAACGCGTACGATCAAGGCTGCTCTGCGCCGGCCTGATGATATAATGAATAATTTGGTTTGATGCTTTCCAACGGTAAGTGCGATGGATTTGGCAGGTGCAAGAGAATGTAGATCAGCGTTGATCTGCGCGTTAGAGCACGTAAGGCGATGAGAAGCGGTGAATTTATGTAGGTGCGGCAAGATTCGGGATTTTGCGCCGTCAGTTTTTTGACAAACCTGACCACCTGCTATCAATGCAATATATAACGTATTGAATAATAATAAAATTTATATAAATCCCTAATTGGCATACTTTTCGCTTAAATTTGGGCTAAGTTACTAATGAGGTTTGATTTATGGCGATATCACACTCTGCTGTATCGGGCAACAATAGAGGATATAATCCTGAGGCCGCCTATGTCTTAGGCACTGATGCGACAGCCGCGCTGAAGCCGCAGGTACAGGAAAAGACCTTGAAAATCACCAGCGTGTTACAGACGACTCTAGAGGTCAGCAAGTTGATCGAGCTGTTTGCCGCCGAGGTGCAGGGTGCGGCCGCTCATCACCATGTCTCTTACCGCAACCCAGCCCAGGGTATTGACCTAAGTCTGGGAGAACCTGCACGCCACTCCTGCGCCTACCGGTTGTTGCTCCTTGGGCAGTCTTTAGGCGAGTTGACCTTCACGCGGAAAAAACGTTTTTCCGAAGCCGAGATTCAGTTGATCGAAAGTCTGCTTGCCGGGCTGGTTTATCCGTTGCGCAACGCCCTGCTCTATCACGATGCAGTGCAGGCGGCGTTTAAGGACCCGCTAACCGGGGTCAATAACAGGGCGACGATGAACGTGGTGCTCAGGCGCGAGGTTGAGATTGCCCGCCGCTATGGGACGCCGCTGTCCTTTATCATCATGGATATAGACAATTTCAAGACGATCAACGATACCTACGGTCACGCAACGGGTGATGTGGCGATAAAGTCCTTGGTGGAGCGCGTAACGGAATGTATCCGTTCCACGGATATTTTGTTCCGCTACGGCGGTGAGGAATTTACCGTGTTGTTGAACAACACCACACCGGACGGCGCCCTGCTGCTGGCCGAACGCATCCGTCATACGGTGGAGTTGTCCGAGTGCGATTACAACAACAAGCTGATTAACATGACCGTCAGTATGGGGGTCTCGTATCTGAACGGCGAGGATGACGAGCAGAGGTTGTTCGAGAAGGCCGATAACGCCTTGTATCAAGCCAAATCAGAGGGACGTAATTGCGTGCGGCTGCTCGGCTAAAGGAAGCTCTGAATAAGTCCATCCTGGACTTCTCATAGCACGAAAAGCAAAAACGTGGCCATAAGATTATTATGGTGCTTTTCTCCATGTTTCAAACACGATAGTGTTTGAAACATGGCGGTGCGTCCCTGCACCGCAGAAACCTCGGATTTGATCAGAGGTTCCCTAAGGTTTTACCCTTGCGCCGCGTGCGCAACGGCGGCCGCGCGAGGGCGCTCTTCTTCGCTGTAAAGATAATCCCGCGTAATAGGCAGCACGTCGAGCCGCTGCGTCAATTGCAGTTGAAACACCACCAGATCACGCCAGCGAAACGACGCCTCGCAGGCGGCGAGATAAAATTCCCACATCCGGCAAAAACGCTGACCCAGGCGCGCGGCGATTTCTATGCGCTGTGCCTGAAAACGTTGCTGCCAGGCTCCCAGCGTCATGGC
The sequence above is a segment of the Gammaproteobacteria bacterium genome. Coding sequences within it:
- a CDS encoding GGDEF domain-containing protein, translating into MAISHSAVSGNNRGYNPEAAYVLGTDATAALKPQVQEKTLKITSVLQTTLEVSKLIELFAAEVQGAAAHHHVSYRNPAQGIDLSLGEPARHSCAYRLLLLGQSLGELTFTRKKRFSEAEIQLIESLLAGLVYPLRNALLYHDAVQAAFKDPLTGVNNRATMNVVLRREVEIARRYGTPLSFIIMDIDNFKTINDTYGHATGDVAIKSLVERVTECIRSTDILFRYGGEEFTVLLNNTTPDGALLLAERIRHTVELSECDYNNKLINMTVSMGVSYLNGEDDEQRLFEKADNALYQAKSEGRNCVRLLG
- a CDS encoding sulfurtransferase, encoding MPASLPLILEPAELHPHLGDQGVLIVDLSKPESFARQHISGAVNLDYAQLVTARPPVMGLLPDDAQLSKVLSGLGLTPDKHVVAYDDEGGAKACRLLWTLEVIGHRHTSLLDGGLRSWLAAGYPVTGGAASSTPGSYHAVLGEDARADKAYILEHLQDPGVVLLDTRTPGEYRGTDKRAERGGHIPGAVNLDWTQALGSDLRLKPVQELRALYEKLGVTPDKEVIVYCQTHHRSSHTFVVLKALGYPRVKGYPGAWSEWGNSPDTPVETA
- the htpG gene encoding molecular chaperone HtpG, which translates into the protein MTVTAHKETLGFQTEVRQLLSLMIHSLYSNKEIFLRELISNASDAIDKLRFEALADEALYDGDSDLKIHVSYDKTARTVTVSDNGVGMTRAEVIDHIGTIAKSGTKTFLEKLTGDQAKDAHLIGQFGVGFYSSFIVADRLTLITRRAGLGAEHGVRWESAGEGDYSIETVEKSTRGTEVILHLRPDEDEFLDGFRLRNIIHKYSDHITAPILMPKEGKDASGEETVNRASALWTRPKSEISADEYNEFYKHIAHDFENPLAHIHSRVEGKQEYTLLLYIPSRAPFDLWERDSRHGIKLYVRRVFIMEDAQHLMPRYLRFVRGIIDSNDLPLNISREILQGSKVVDSIRAAAVKRVLDLLENLAANEPEKFATFWKECGRVLKEGLVEDYANRERIAKLLRFASTHKDTDAQDVSFTDYIARMKEGQETIYYLTAENFNAAKHSPHLELLRQKGIEVLLMYEAVDEWVVTHLSEFEGKQLQSVAKGELDLGKIEGASDTEQQKKIAGEFQGVIERIKTALGDRVNDVRVSHRLTTSPACLVSEAHDMGAHLERLLKAAGQVVPGSKPILEINVDHPLVVRIAKETDNDRFADWAHILFDQAQLSEGAQLEDPAAFVRRLNQRLVELGA
- the thpR gene encoding RNA 2',3'-cyclic phosphodiesterase, giving the protein MPVEVAPPAPTQRLFFALWPQQELREQLARLARDVPAYGRPVADHNLHLTLVFLGNITEDTRNCLSAAAAELHVPRFALTLDQPGYWPKPRIVWLGASHIPDALLALVDGLNVAETMCGLTPESRGYQPHITLLRKADRPKGELLVQPLVWKAESFCLVESSNETHGVVYRILGSWNLD
- a CDS encoding nicotinamide-nucleotide amidohydrolase family protein translates to MSVSIPREPPDDAALSAAAAEVGAALKMRGLMLTTAESCTGGWVAQVITGVAGSSEWFERGFVTYTNTAKHEMLGVSQGTLEKFGAVSEEVVREMAGGALKHSRAEVSLAVSGVAGPGGGTPLKPVGIVCLAWAAKGESARSRVEHFSGNREAIRRRAVYASLQGMLDFTASAYPEA